The Silene latifolia isolate original U9 population chromosome Y, ASM4854445v1, whole genome shotgun sequence sequence ACTTTTGTTATCAACCTTCCCAGATAGAGTACTTCCTTTCCCTCAATTAGCTACTATTATCCTCATATTAAGTCACTTTTAATTCAATTAATTTGACCCTAATCTAAACGTCGGCAATTCAATCCCACAATTTCATTGCCCTGATTAATCCAGAATCAGTTTGGAATCTACAATTTGTATTTGTTATTCTCAGAAATCAGATCAATTATAAATTTTTAGTCACCTTATTTTCAGTTCGTCATTATCGGAAATCAATTGTATTAAACCTAGAATTAATGCTGTCGTCTTCTCCAGGTATGATTTCAATCTAAATCTCAATTCATTATCGTTGATCTGTGTAATTAATGTTCCTTTGTTCCATCGTTTTTCTGGATTAGTTTAATGGAATTTGAGCTAATTTATTTCATACCCcgtcaatagttatctattttctTTTTagagtcaactttggcatcagaAATTGGATCAATGTTAGAAAAAAAACAGCTTTAAGCTAAATGAAAACAAATTTTAGAGAATTACGAGTCGAAAGTTAGAGTTTTCGAAGGATTAGAGCCACTCTTGAATGCATCAAATAGTGATACAGAGTATCACACGAAAAAACGAAGCTGAAATCGGGTTATGTGGTGGGGTTTTTGAGAGGGAAGTTAGTTGTTATGTAGGATATCATGTTTAAAACGTGAAAATTTGGatgataatttagattttaagGCGACGGGGTGAAATCAAGGCGTGTGCCTCATGTGTGTGAGAGACACTGTTTTTGCCGGCAAATTTGTATTTTTGAATTAAGATATTGTATGGCAATACTCTTTTTGGATTTTAAAGAGTGCGAACATGGAAAGTGGGGATAAAGAGGCAACATGAAGGGAACGAGTTATAGATTTATATGAAAAATATCGACTTTGCTTAGTGATGAACCTTATAACAAGGGTGCAACATGTCGCACATGACTACATGAGGCACCCTGAGCGCATTTTGGCTAATGTCTCACTGATTTTTAAGCTTGGGCATGCGATTTAAACTGACGATGAGAAATGAAGATATGCTAAGTTTTAACGGTTAGGGTGGTGGGTAAGAATATGGATTTGTGAAAGCTTGCCACAAAAGCCAAAACCTAAAAATCGTGCTCAACCAGATATTTTGAGTAAACCATACCAGAAAAGTAAGTGGAATGGGTGTTCTGGAATTCTTGTTTAAGAGGCCTAAGCTAATTCGTGAACGCAATTTGTGAAATTGGAAATGTAGAGGGTGGCAGATAATATTCATTTTGCGAGTAAGGCAAACTTCATTATTCAATGATTCAATGAATCAATGAACTACGCTATACATGGTTTTTGTCACCCAAAATCATATAGGCTTGGTTGATGTCTATACTCGAATGAGCATAGGCCTTTCTTTTTCTTGTCTGGTAATTATTTGAGACTGCAGCTTTTGTATTGCTAGTTATGATTTATAATTATGAGAAAAAAAGTCATTGGTTAAAGTCAGACAGCGCTTTGAGAACAGTATTCAAGTATAAATTCGAATTTTGGGATGCAGGGAATATATTATATTTTGTATATAGGCTCTAGCATACGTGGTTTAGCATTGCTAGTATAGTTTTAACTTTTACGAGTACGAAGGTTTGCCTGATTGACAACCAAATTACATCTCTTGACAAAATGTGTTAACCTTTAGGAGAGATGGAGAAGATTTCCAGCTTTGAAGTCGaaagcccccccccccccgataAAAAGGGGAAGGACACTCAGGAAATTCCGCTTTTAAGCcacaatgaagaagaagaaagtgagaAGGTCCACATGGTAGATTTAAACAACTCCACATACAACCACCCTTCATTATATGATGTCGAACCACTACCATTTTCATGGAAGAAACTGTGGTTTTTCACAGGACCTGGGCTTCTAATGAGCATAGGGTTCTTAGATCCAGGAAACTTGGAGGGAGACTTGCAAGCTGGGGCTATAGCTGGCTACTCTCTGTTGTGGCTGCTGATGTGGGCCACAGCTATGGGCTTGCTTATCCAGCTTCTCTCAGCCCGGCTTGGTGTTGCCACGGGTCGTCACTTGGCAGAGCATTGCCGGGATGAGTACCCGAATTGGGCCAGGTTGTTGTTGTGGGTCATGGCTGAGCTTGCCCTAATCGGGTCAGATATTCAGGAGGTTATTGGAAGTGCTATTGCTATCAATATTTTGAGCCGTGGGGTTTTGCCTCTTTGGTCTGGGGTTCTCATCACAGCCCTTGACTGGTACTTCCTTTTTCTAGTCGTACTTCTATATTTTTATATTATTCAAATAAAGTAGATTTGCGATTAATCCTACTTGATGTAAACAGATTATGATGACTGAGCAAGCTGATATTGTTTGTCTAGTCCCATTTAGCTGTTTGATTTGCTTTGTAGTTGGTAAAATTTTCATTCAAAATGCTTACTAAGCACTTATATTGTATGTACAGATTGTATTTGTTGATGTTTGTTTGTTATTTTTTAGACGAGATACTTCTAGTATTATTTGGGAATTGTGGTGTCAGTTAATATCTAATTATTCGCAGAAATTTTACTGGAGTTCTTCTTAGTTGCGTGTTTGATCATAACTAATTCTTTGATGGCATGTGTATTACTTTTGTTTGGTGGATAGAATCACAGCAGTGGTCGTTGTAGTTTTTTAGGCTTGCTCTATATGGTTATATCTTATGTGTATAAAGTATTTGATTCTCTATGATGTTTAAAGTAGAAAAGAAAGATAAGTGTTGGGAATTGGAATACCTCCACTATCTGGCACCCAGGTTAGAGCATGTGTTTCACTAGATGTGAGGTGCAAAATGTCTTACACATGTTAATTGTCAGTACCATAATATTGCAACAAGACCCCTCCTTCTAaatcaagaaaagaaaaagtcaGACTACGAATCTTGTTGGTTGGATTACATGATGAAGAGAAATTTGTTTATATGAAAAATGTTGCGGCTTCATTGACGTCCTGTGTGAAAACAAAAATTCATTGCTATTGCAATGATAAAGGCAAACAGTCTCTTGGTTAGTTTATGCCAGGAGGTGCACACGTGGATTCCCCTTATTCCTGCTGGAGCAGGATCCTTTTGAGGCATTTTCATTAAGAAGCACTTTGACCGTCTGATGAGAGTCTTTCCATTCATCTGAGAatataaataaaatgaaatgatTTCTACTTGATTGTTGATAGTACGAATTTCATACTGTATTAAACCATTGACCGTATGCTGGCTAGCTGTCAAAATATTATGAACAGTAGACACATAAAATTAATAGGACATTTCATATGTAGTTTTGTCATGATAGCTTCTTGATGAACAATGATCTAAAGTGGCTAAGTATATGGTTTAGGCTGCTGAATACTGACCTTGGGGCTTTTGTGGTTCTCTTGCAGTTTCCTGTTTCTATTTCTTGAAAATTATGGTGTGAGGAAACTGGAAGCAGTTTTTGCAGTCTTTATCGCAACGATGGCTCTTTCTTTTGCTTGGATGGTTGATGACACAAAGCCGAGTGGTTCCGAGCTCCTTGTTGGTGAGTCCCCTCAAACCTTTCCTCCCTTGAAAACAGACATTATGCCAGTCACAAAGAGTTTTAACGTGTGCATATTATTTCAGGGGTTGTGGTTCCAAAATTGAGTTCAAAGACAATACAACAAGCTGTGGGAGTTGTGGGCTGCATAATCATGCCTCATAACGTGTTCTTACATTCTGCTTTGGTACAGTCAAGAGATATTGACCACAAAAAGCGAGGTCGGGTTCAAGAGGCTCTTAATTATTACTCGATTGAGTCGACGTTTGCCCTAGTTGTCTCTTTCATCATTAATCTCTTTGTGACTACTGTTTTTGCAAAATCGTTTTATGGAACACCGGAAGCTAACAGTATAGGACTCGCTAATGCTGGGCATTACCTTCAAGAGAAGTACGGAGAAGGTTTGTTCCCAATTTTGTACATATGGGGCATTGGTTTGTTGGCTGCTGGTCAAAGCAGTACTTTAACCGGTACTTATGCCGGACAATTTATTATGGGAGGTTTCCTGAACCTCAGGGTGAAGAAATGGATACGGTCACTAATCACACGAAGTTGTGCAATTATCCCAACTATTATTGTTGCCCTCCTCTTTGATACGTCAGATGATATGCTAGACTCGCTTAATGAATGGCTAAATGTTCTTCAGTCCATCCAGATTCCCTTCGCTCTCATTCCCCTCCTCTACTTGGTTTCCAAGGAAGAGATTATGGGTGATTTCAAAATTGGCCATGTACTCAAGGTATGCTAACTTCATTGACTGTGCCGTCTGCTTGCTGGAATTATTATTTGTCATTTATAAGGCCCAAAATTGGTCGTCGCCCAAAAGCGGCGCGCCACCTCGAAGTATgggtgtggtgtcaaataggtttgGATTTAGGAATCATGCTCAAGAgcgggtaaagaaatcaggacatgactttaggaagggtagtaggttacgttttggtacttggaatgtcggctctttgacagggagattagccgaggtaggggaggttatgaaaaggaggagagtgcatataatgtgtctacaagagacaaagtgggtcggagataaagcaagggtgatagcgtattggggttataagctttggtacacgggtaaagacaaaagtcgtaatagagtgggtattgtcattgataaagattacttcgatgatgtggtagaagtatcaagaaagagtgataggatcatgagcattaagcttgtagtcggggatgaggtggtgactgttataagtgcttacgcacctcaagtaggtttggatgcttcttttcgTCTGGGAAGATCtggaagaggttgtagaacgagtccctattggagagaaattgatcattggtggtgaccttaatgggcatgtgggtactagtcgagttggcttcaagagcattcatgggggttttgggttcggggagagaaatgaagcaggaagtgacatattagattttgctttggcatatgacttgggtgaaatgaggtgattagggaaaaggtaaaagtggcgccaatagaggacaagatgatggaaaaccgactaagatggtttggccatgtgagaaggagacctatggacgcgcCAGTTAGGAGgccggagacttggagaacagaaaaggtccctaaaGATAGAGGAAGATCGAGaaagacatggttgagagtgatagagcacgatatgagatttctggggcttgaggaaagtatggtgacggagagggcacaatggagggaaatgatacatgtggatttttagtatttgatgtttttttacatatttagtgttttttatttaatttaaagaaattaaattatttattcttctctcctttattacacttttttaccaaccacctTCTTATAGTTTTTacttggttcattccggatccttaattctatttcggtttttaaaaatcgttttaatcttttctctcgatttaaattttaagtttttataaaagaaatcaggaattcgattttaaaacccctaagttaaccttgactttccattacattttcgttcttcctttttgtttttcattttccctttttattcgcattttgaggcgtgcgttcaccgatggacggttcgaaaggatgattcatgtcagccgaccccaaatcattttttgggattaaggctcggatgttgttgttgtatatgaCTTGGGTGTAATGAACACATGGTTCGAGAAAAGACActctcatttggtgacttataggAGTGGAGGaaatgctagtcaaattgacttccttttggtaaggaatgtgtggaggaaagagtacaccgattgcaaggtcatacccggggaaagtaccgcaacacaacatagactaacatagactagtggtgcttgattttcggggtaagagagacttgaggaagaaaaagataatcggtgaggcacgaatcaagtggtggaagctacaaggggaAAACCAACAAGtgtttttggataaggttggaagtagcgatatttggtcggattgcaaggagaaagatattgatgcaacgtgggataaattggagcatgttgtaaagaatttggcgagggaggtgttaagggaatctaaagggaatagaccataagtaaggacacatcttggtggaacgatgaggtgagacaagcgataaagacaaaacgtgaatgctataaggttttggggaaatgcattagtgatgagaactttgaaaagtacaaggaggctagacgagcaGCTAAAAAGGCAGTACGAGATAAAAAGGCAGTACGagatgcgagggcaaaagttaactaagaagtgtatgccaggttggacacgagagaaggagagaaggatatctataaactggctcgcataagagaccgaaagacgagagatattgggagagttaggtgtgtgaaagatatggacgacaaggttctggttcaggataacgaaataaaggcaagatggagttcttactttgatattttattcaatggacatcaggaacaaggttttggggatgtagaagtaacaccaagcatggctaatcgggaatttgtgcgtagaatacaaaagagtgaagttagaaaggcgttaaggaagatggggtcaaagaaagcagagggaccggatggtatacccatagaagtttggaggtgattcagggagaaagggatcgaatgggtaaccatgctcttcaacaagatttggaggagcaacaagatggcatcagcttggaggagaagcactcttgtccctttgtacaagaacaaaggtgatgttcaagagtgttccaactatcggggaattaaacttatgagtcatacgatgaagttatgggagcggataatcgagcaaaggcttaggagatgtgtagacatctcggataaccaatttggatttatgcccgggagatagactatggatgcgatttttatcatgagacagttgatggaacaccatcgggacaagaagaaggacttgCATATGGACTTgaaaaaggcatatgatagggtaccaagagaagtactttggtgggctttggcgagaaagggcgTGTCtcaaaaatatattgacctcataaaggacatgtatgaggggacTAGTGCAAGTGtccgcactaatgttgggagaacggaagaatttcccattaccatcggggtgcattaAGATTCTGCACtcagtccttttctctttgctatagttatggatgagttgacaagggatattcaggacgacatcccttggtgtatgatgtttgctgattatattgtgttgattgatgagacgaaaGAGGAGTGGAGAGAAAGTTGTAATTCTGGAGGTAGACTTTggagactcgtgggtttaggctgAGTAGGAGTAAGACTGAagtgtcagttcactaaggtggcggggttgagatcgacagatgcaggtagtattattttcgatgggaatgtggTTAGGGGtcagatttcttcagatatctaggatctattattcaaaaagatggggagttagacggagatgtggctcacagaattaaagcgggatggttgaaatggaagagtgctttagGGTTTTTATGCGacaaagatatgccccaaagattaaagggaaaattttatcgcacgacaattaagcctgccttactttacggttcaAGTGTTGGGctgtgaaacattgtcacattcaaaagatgagtgtggcggagttGCGTATGTtggaggtggatgtgcggacatacaaggaaagatcgattaaggaatgaggtgattagggaaaaggtaaaaatggccccaatagaggacaagatgatgaaaaaccgactaagatggtttggccatgtgagaaggagacctatggacgcacccgttaggaggctggagacttggagaacaaaaaaggtccctagaggtagaggaagaccaagacagacatggttgagagtgatagagcacgatatgagatttctggggtttgaggagagtatggtgacggagagggcacactggagggaaaggatacatgtggatttttagtatttgttgtttttccgacatatttagtgtttttatttaatttaaaaaaattaaattatttgtttttctctcctttattacacttttttaccaaccactttcttatatattttacttggtttatttttaaggcattccggatccttaattatATTTCGGTTTTCAAAGTCGTTTTAattttttctctcgatttaaattttaagtttttataaaagaaatccggaattcgatttttaAACCTGTAAGTTTaacttgactttgcattacatttttgctctccatttgtttttcattttcccttttctattcgcattttaAGGTGTGCGCTCACCCATAAAAGGTTCTAAATGATGATTTATGTCAGCCGACtccaaattattttgggattaAAGCTCTGATGTTGTCCTTGTATTTATAAGGGCTACTatttaatggatgaacaaatttCTATGACCTATTTATTTGATTTGACAATGAACTTGGTCAAGTTAGCTTTTCTTCCATTTGTTAAACTGAATTATTATCATTCGCACAGTCATTAGTCTTCATATGTCCTTTCCTGCATCCATCTAGCTAACTATTTGTAGCTTCTTTTATAAAACCAAACTTTTCACTAAGTCTGCTATCAGTATTAGATTCAAGTATAAAGAGTCACTCGTCAAAAAATCTTGGATCTATGTTCATCATACCCATGCCTAAGCAGTTAGCATGGATGTCAGTATGAACCATATACTTCTCTCCATACCATATTCATGAAGCAATATGTGATACAGATTGAGGAGATAAACTTTCAATCTTTCATGTACTGGTTGTCAAGTGTGGTGTAATTCCCAAGTGCGCAACATGTAATATAAGGGATAGAGAAATCAATAAGTATGTGTACTGTTCAATATCAGCTTCTCAGAAGTTGAGTGAAAGGACAATTTCGATAATGACGAATTTCAAACGCTAGTCGTGAACATCACCACTTAATTGTTTTACCAGCCTAAGCTAGCTGGCATCTGTGCTAATAATATTAGGCAGTACCTGTCATAGCAGGAACGTTCTGCTGGGAAACTTGATTTTCGACCAAAGACTAACTAGATACCTGTTTTTTTTTGTGCATGCAGACACTGGCATGGCTTGTAGCCGGCCTTGTGATTGTGATAAACGGATATCTGATGGTGGGATTCTTCTCCGGTGAAGCAAGAGGGGTAGTACTTGGCTCCATAGTTTGTGTTTTCACAGTGGCCTATGTCCTTTTTGTTTTATACCTAATCTCGAGGAGCATTACCTTGCCATCATGGATGAGGTTCAGTGACCAGAAGACTTCCCTCACTTTGATCAAGTAACTGGTCTATATTGACTTAAGTGAACATTAGTTTATCAGACAAGGCTGAAAATTTATGCTTAACATCCAAAATCTCAAGAAATTACTGAGAACCTGGCCCATACTCGTGCTCTATGTTCTTCTCAGGAAGCCCAGATTTGTACAGAGTCCACAGCATGCAGTCATTTATCATCTTTGTGCCATATGTAACTAGAAAATTTTGTAGCATTTATAGTACATTCGCTCCCTAAACTAGAACAGGGAGATCAATTAGTGCCTTCTGCTGAGCGTTGAGTTTCTCGGCTGAAAATGTACAATACCAATAATTTCCCAGCACGATGTTCTGAATATTGGCAAAATTTGCTGCTTATAACTTTGTTAGCCACAGAATAGATGAGCAAATTCCTGATTCTGTCGTTTCACTCCCTCTTTTTTTGGTTATAAGACTACGTTTATAGGTAGGTCTAATAAGGGCTAGGTCTTGAATAAGGACAaaaaaataatcaaaataaaaaagtAAAGTAAAATCAACATCAGGAACTAGTGCACCTTCAGTCGTTCCAAACGGTCCAAAATGGACCTAGTGAACCGTGTTTAGGAACTCCTACAATTAAAAATGCAGAGATATACATGCAATATGGTCACAGGCTCACAAGTCACAGCGGTATCCAGGCCACGTGGAAATTGTGAGTATACTTACCTCTACTCTAAACATGAATCTACCACTTATTAGAGCAAAACAGGAAGATTTTGTATTGAGATGATTAAATGATTACAAAGTAAgtcttatttatactaataagACCACAACTTCTTAAACTGAAAATAAGGAACTAACCCACAACATTAGGCCACTAATCTATAATTTAGGAACTACCCACTCAACTTATTGACTCCTAAAAATACTCTAACAACTGATGACCATGACTACCATTTACCACATGATCCTAAATAATAGTAGTCAACTTTGAATTAGTTTCCAACAGATTTTAATCAAGTTGATATGGAGTGTGACAAAGTAAGTAAATCTCAAGGACCTATTAGAGGAGCTAGTTTCTTTAACATGTGGAAGATAAGGAATGAGTTGATGGACATTCCCTTTAAAGGTCCTAGATTTACTTGGTGTAACAACCGTAAAGGAGATGAAAGAGTGTATGAGAGGATTGATAAGGCTTTGGGGTCTAGGGATTGGCTGAGTTTTTTCCCAGACTCTGGTATTAAGCATTACCCAATTCAGATTTCTGACCATGCACCAATTGAAGTGAATTTACAACTTGTAAAAAATGAAGGGAAACGGCCCTATAAGTTGGACGCGTGGGCATTAGACAATGAGGAATGCCTGGAACGGGTGCGTTCGGCTTGGGGCAGCGGGATGTGGGTTCTCCAAACTTTCAAGTTGCTAGGAAATTAACACGAGTTCGTTCTACGGTTAAAAAATGGGCCATCGATAAACAAGATGAGTGGATGGGAAAATGGGATGATTTTGACAAGCGACTTGAAGAGGGTATGAACATAGCTATTGCAGGGGAGGGGGATGAAATGTATACAAGGGTAAATGATGAAGTTAAGGATTTTGCAAAAGCGGTCTCTATCTTTTGGAGACAAAGGGCTAAAGTGAAATGGATGGCGGATGGAGATACGTGTACAAGATTTTTCTTTAATTGGGTTAAAGGAAGGGCTGGGAGAAATTATATCCATGGTATTAAGGGGACGAATGGGGTTTGGATTTATGACCCGGATATGATAGGCAATGAATTCCAATGCACGTTTAAGAGGTTGTACAAGGAGGGTACAAACTTGGGGGAGAGCTGTGATGTTCATGACTATGATGACATTTTGCAACATGTGAAGAAGGCAGTCCCGCAAGATAAGATTGACTTCTTAAAGAAACCCTTCACGGCTAAAGAAGTACGTTGCGCTGTGTTCCAGATGGGGGGTATGAAATCACCTGGGCCCGATGGTATCCCGGCTTGCTTCTTTCAAAAATGCTGGTTTTTCATCAAAAAAGACTTTACTGCGGCGGTGTTATCTACCTTAAATTCGGGTAGGACTTTAAGGGAGTTGAATAGGACTTTCTTTGCGCTAATCCCTAAGCTGGAAAACCCGGAGGTGGTGTTTGATTACAGGCCTGTAAGTCTTTGTAATGTGTTCATGCGCATTGTGTCTAAATGTATCACCAACAGGATTTCAAAGGTCATGAGTTCTTTGGTTAGTGACTTTCAAAATGCTTTCCTCCCAGGAAGACTCATTAGTGATAATATCCTCTTGGCTCATGAGGCGATTCATTACATAACAAGTAATAAGAAAGGAAAACATGGTAAGTGTGCTTTCAAGGCTGATATGAGTAAGGCTTATGATAgaatctgtagatacccgtatccgtcgatattggaatttatagagaacccgacaaacacccgatgatgataggacacatgtatcctttagttgtcattgtcattatttgagctcgttttacgatgtagaatgagcgttgttaTTTaagtattaatttaaatgatatttaaattaaatgtttttttaaagtgagttcattttattgttttaatttgaatttattttcttaaatttattttattgaaaataaaatatattttttttgatttgaaaaatcatttattttagtgtgttatttgatttgaaaaatcgatttcgaaagttgaaaactcgttttaatcacacgatttgtgagctcgttttatgcttgatttgggctcgattttcgatgcactttcgacccaacttcctctcccataacccgcgttcgattcttagccaaagcctaccccaaaccctttgtttaacccacccaaatctcgttccaaacatccctccaacacagcccaattccttcctttacccgtgtttgtatagcccatcgaaagcccttctaaaccgacttaaacttggtccaaacccgcaacccatcaccaccaacccgtgctccacattacccacaacaacccaacACCTATACTACCTCGAAACACTTCCACAAGTccatccaaaacaggccccaaaacgAAACAgcacaagcagccccccctgttttgcgtgctcaaacccgagtctaaaacccgctccaaacaccacctaaacccgtgcccattaaccctaaaccataccctagtatcctacccatattatcttagcttaaccaccaagcaaaccccccatacaaaccctaaaaatcccacgaaatagctgatggacagtaGCTAtacgaaacaggcccgactgcttgttgccctacttctacccttcgaaactccttataaatacccccctttaccatacattcatttctctaagttctccatacatactaccgtcacttacaagctttaaactccagaaaaaaaccctaattgcctctcaaaaaccctcgacaaaaccgacttacaaactgagaattagtttgtgtgtcctctttgaaaccgttcgttcaaccatcaaatctccattaaaattctagtttcttgttccaaattaaccacacaacatacatctacatcttagataaagatttacgagccaaattgcccttgagagtacacgaatcccctcgaaaaacagagtgttatacactctgggCCGTTTTATTACTTTCTGTCtgtcagttctgtttgtgctcgtttttcgtgcccaataactcaaaacgagcagggattgttttaagatctctgttctcctatctttctagttttcaaaacatctt is a genomic window containing:
- the LOC141626811 gene encoding metal transporter Nramp3.2-like, with amino-acid sequence MLSSSPGEMEKISSFEVESPPPPDKKGKDTQEIPLLSHNEEEESEKVHMVDLNNSTYNHPSLYDVEPLPFSWKKLWFFTGPGLLMSIGFLDPGNLEGDLQAGAIAGYSLLWLLMWATAMGLLIQLLSARLGVATGRHLAEHCRDEYPNWARLLLWVMAELALIGSDIQEVIGSAIAINILSRGVLPLWSGVLITALDCFLFLFLENYGVRKLEAVFAVFIATMALSFAWMVDDTKPSGSELLVGVVVPKLSSKTIQQAVGVVGCIIMPHNVFLHSALVQSRDIDHKKRGRVQEALNYYSIESTFALVVSFIINLFVTTVFAKSFYGTPEANSIGLANAGHYLQEKYGEGLFPILYIWGIGLLAAGQSSTLTGTYAGQFIMGGFLNLRVKKWIRSLITRSCAIIPTIIVALLFDTSDDMLDSLNEWLNVLQSIQIPFALIPLLYLVSKEEIMGDFKIGHVLKTLAWLVAGLVIVINGYLMVGFFSGEARGVVLGSIVCVFTVAYVLFVLYLISRSITLPSWMRFSDQKTSLTLIK